From a single Pseudopipra pipra isolate bDixPip1 chromosome 15, bDixPip1.hap1, whole genome shotgun sequence genomic region:
- the WNT8A gene encoding protein Wnt-8a, producing the protein MKRSTFLILSLTGFYSAILHTAAWSVNNFLMTGPKAYLTYSSSVAAGAHSGMEECKFQFGWERWNCPESALQLSTHNRLRSATRETSFVHAISSAGVMYTLTRNCSLGDFESCGCDDSRNGRVGGRGWVWGGCSDNVEFGEKVSKLFVDALETGHDTRALINLHNNEVGRLAVKDTMKRACKCHGVSGSCSIQTCWLQLAEFREVGNYLKIKYDQAHKLEMDKRRVRAGNSADSRGATAQTFHHVHATELVFLEDSPDYCTRNASLGHHGTEGRECLQTGKNLSQWEKRSCRRLCTECGLRVEERRTEVVSSCNCKFHWCCTVRCEQCRTLVAKHFCTRRDSAAAPNHIRQRNRGHKR; encoded by the exons ATGAAGAGAAGCAccttcctcatcctctcccTCACAGGGTTCTACAGTGCCATTCTCCACACAGCAGCATG gtCCGTGAATAACTTCCTGATGACAGGGCCTAAG GCTTACCTGACGTACTCCAGCAGTGTGGCAGCCGGGGCACACAGTGGGATGGAGGAGTGCAAGTTCCAGTTCGGGTGGGAGCGCTGGAACTGCCCCGAGAGCGCCCTGCAGCTCTCCACACACAACCGGCTCCGCAGCG cGACCCGGGAAACATCCTTTGTGCACGccatcagctctgctggtgTCATGTACACCCTCACCAGGAACTGCAGCCTGGGGGACTTCGAGAGCTGCGGCTGTGACGACTCCAGGAACGGCCGTGTGG GTGGCCGAGGCTGGGTCTGGGGAGGATGCAGCGACAACGTGGAGTTTGGGGAGAAGGTTTCCAAGCTCTTTGTGGATGCCTTGGAAACAGGACACGACACTCGTGCGCTGATCAACCTGCACAACAATGAAGTCGGGAGACTT GCGGTGAAAGACACGATGAAACGAGCCTGCAAGTGCCACGGGGTGTCGGGCAGCTGCAGCATCCAGACCTGCTGGCTCCAGCTCGCCGAGTTCCGTGAGGTCGGGAACTACCTGAAGATCAAATACGACCAAGCCCACAAGCTGGAGATGGACAAGCGGCGGGTGAGGGCCGGCAACAGCGCCGACAGCCGCGGCGCCACGGCACAGACCTTCCACCACGTCCACGCCACGGAGCTCGTCTTCCTGGAGGACTCCCCCGACTACTGCACAAGGAACGCCAGCCTGGGCCACCACGGCACCGAGGGCCGCGAGTGCCTGCAGACCGGCAAGAACCTCTCCCAGTGGGAGAAGAGGAGCTGCCGGCGGCTCTGCACCGAGTGCGGGCTCCGGGTGGAGGAGCGGAGGACGGAGGTGGTGTCCAGCTGCAACTGCAAGTTCCACTGGTGCTGCACCGTGCGCTGCGAGCAGTGCCGGACGCTGGTGGCCAAGCACTTCTGCACCCGCCGCGACAGCGCCGCCGCCCCCAACCACATCAGGCAGAGGAACAGAGGCCACAAGAGATAA
- the LOC135422715 gene encoding thymosin beta-12-like encodes MSDKPDFAEIETFDKTKLKKTETREKNPLPTKETIEQEKQSESTA; translated from the exons ATGTCCGACAAACCAGATTTTGCAGAAATTGAAACGTTTGACAAGACCAAGCTGAAGAAGACagaaaccagagagaaaaatcCCTTGCCCACAAAAGAGA ctattgaacaggaaaagcaaagcGAAAGTACAGCCTGA